Part of the Dehalococcoidia bacterium genome, AAGGATTTAAGATGGGTTTCGTTTTCGTCGGCTTCCCAACCAGTTTTTGATACTATTTTGCCGAAAATTTTTCGTGCGAACTCGCGATAGTCTGGGAGGAATGGAGCACTACCAAGCAATCCTTCAAGGCCTTTAAGGTTAGAAGCAAGGTCGCCCCAGACAATAGCGTCATCCTCATCAATAAATGAATTAGCCAGCGTAAGGAAAATTGTGCCTGGCAGATGACCAGATCGTGCAAGAGCATATGCATCATTTTGTAAACCAAGGCGATCGACTGCCGGCAAAGCCTTATCGCGAATTGCACTGCTCAATGCTATCCATTCATCTTCTGCATAAGCAACGCGATAAAATCCCGTTTGACCTGAATTCAATTTAACCCAGGATGTACTTTCACCTATCTCCAAAGAATCAGACGCTTCTGCAAAGGTAGAACTGTAAGTATTTCCTGATCCAGTAATTACAGAGGTATGAATTGGCCATAAGTCATGTTGTGAAGTTTTGTCGATAAGGTAGTCATACAAGAATCTTTGTTGTGAAAATTCAACAGCCGTTTTTTGATCTTCCCTTCCTATGTGTACTCTCAGAACCGGATATCCAATTTTTTTAATCCAAGCCTCCATAAGATCAATCACGGAGATAGGGAAATTTAAATTACTTTGATTAGCTGCATCATTAATTGCATGCCATAAATCTCTACCTTGGGCATTTGAATAGGCATGGTCAGTCAAATATATATTTAATCCTTTTTTGAATGTCTCAGGGCCAACATAATTTTCCAACATCCGGAGTACAGAGCCGCCCTTGCTATAACTAATAGCATCGAAAAGTTCACGAATTTCGGCCGGATCATCTACATTTGCCTCAATAGAGTGTGAATTCCTCAAACCATCAAGGCTCAATGCGGCGTTTGTGTCATGCGACACAAATTGCGTCCACATTTGCCATTCAGGGTAAAGATGGTTAACAGTCTTGTCTCCCATCCATGAAGCAAACGACTCGTTAAGCCACAGGTCATCCCACCATTCCATAGTTACCAGGTCACCAAACCACATATGTGCCATTTCGTGAGCTACAACTTCCAATACTCTTTGCTTAATCTGGGCAGCAGAATTTTCAGGGTCATATAGCAGGGCAGTTTCCCTGTAAGTTATTGCACCCCAGTTTTCCATTGCGCCTGCAGCAAAATCTGGGATAGCAATGTGGTCCATTTTGGGTAAAGGGTAATCAATACCAAAATATTCATTCATATAACTAAGCGCATTGATGCTGTTCTCTAAAGCAAACTGCCCTAAATGCTCTTTACCCTTAGTAGCCCAAACGCGAATGAGTGTTCCGCCCACGGCATGTCCCTCAACGCATGCTAAATCACCAACCACAAAGGCCAATAAGTACGTTGACATGAGAGGAGTTGCTTCAAAACTTACAGCTTTCTTTCCGTTAGCAACCATGACTTCTTCAATTACTGGCATGTTTGAAATCGCCTGTAATTGGTTTGGTACAACTAATGTAATTTCAAATATTGCCTTGACCGACGGTTCATCCCAACATGGAATAGCACGCCT contains:
- a CDS encoding M1 family metallopeptidase; amino-acid sequence: MAQKSDFRLPENVRPLRYQVTLEPNLEKFTFDGSADIGIVVNEETDTIVLNAIELQIASAVITDKQGGTAKATDIIFDQNRERVSIILPSQLEVGNHTLHLKFSGYLNDQLRGFYRSRYLDAEGAEHFMATTQFEATDARRAIPCWDEPSVKAIFEITLVVPNQLQAISNMPVIEEVMVANGKKAVSFEATPLMSTYLLAFVVGDLACVEGHAVGGTLIRVWATKGKEHLGQFALENSINALSYMNEYFGIDYPLPKMDHIAIPDFAAGAMENWGAITYRETALLYDPENSAAQIKQRVLEVVAHEMAHMWFGDLVTMEWWDDLWLNESFASWMGDKTVNHLYPEWQMWTQFVSHDTNAALSLDGLRNSHSIEANVDDPAEIRELFDAISYSKGGSVLRMLENYVGPETFKKGLNIYLTDHAYSNAQGRDLWHAINDAANQSNLNFPISVIDLMEAWIKKIGYPVLRVHIGREDQKTAVEFSQQRFLYDYLIDKTSQHDLWPIHTSVITGSGNTYSSTFAEASDSLEIGESTSWVKLNSGQTGFYRVAYAEDEWIALSSAIRDKALPAVDRLGLQNDAYALARSGHLPGTIFLTLANSFIDEDDAIVWGDLASNLKGLEGLLGSAPFLPDYREFARKIFGKIVSKTGWEADENETHLKSLLRSVVIGQYGAYGDQSTIDFAVQSFKEHAAATKIARPDIRGVVFGLAAQESNPDTYDELWNLYKKADLNEEKVRILSALTRVRDPQLINDLLNRTMGDEVRSQDAPGVIIQLANHAHGLEIAWDFLKANWKEFDRRYGKGGFAIMRLVSIGSNFSSSDKEDEVREFFQVNPAPSAARTIEQTLESIRLNTAWIDANQSSVEKWLKMQ